TGCTGAGAACAATTTTGTGATTCTATGATTCTatctctatttctttttatcagatattttaattttgaaaaatgccaAAAATGCAAGCTCTAACATActcttttaaacaaattttctctcaattgaaatttattaaaaatcttaaCAATTTTTCTTAAACCTCAATTAATTcacatattaagaaaatttgttAAGATTAGTTaataatcttaaatttataataaatatctaaaaaatttaaaattatcttcATTAAAAACCTCaccaatttaatttatttgtctcTCCACTTGAATTGTCTTTCTAATATTCTATTAATATCAATAtactagtaattttttatatttagaaaaGTGTAAGTCTTGGATTCATAGTGAGATTTCTTTTTAGAAAAGTGTAAAACTTGTAGTAAAGTGTAGAGTAACTAAACATGATGTAATTATAGATAAACTTGGACAAAAAATCAATgcacataatttttataaagtgaCTTGTATAAAAGAACaactaaaaattctaaaatgtaAAAAGAATGGAGGAAATACTAAATAAATCCACTATTTGTACCCAAATAAGACACCAAGACAcagaaaaaaaccaaaaaaaattggCCTCGATGACAGGTTGTACTATTCTGATATTCTCTCAGTCACAGGCACTATTTGAATACAACCTGTCATGTGATCCTAAACTTCAATTGAACCATTCAGATTTTCTGCCTACCACCACAACTCAATTCTCCTATATATGACTGTCATGCGATCCATCATTCAtgttaggagaaaaaaaaaatagaaacctgCCATGTGAAGTGAGTAAAATAATGACGGGAAGGAGCAAATACATTAGAAGTGACAAAGTTCCGGGAGAGTTGAGACCATGTGGCAAAAGAAAAGAGCCAAATCTGACCaataaattttgatgaaaaaaCCGCAATAAGCGCCCAAATACTGATTGCACAATTTTCAGGTCACTTCTGAAACCAATACACAGGGAACCAGAGTTTAAATATTCCCACAACAATCTCTAACTAGCCACGTGGTCTTCATGTTATTTCATATCCCAAAAACTGTAAAACAAACAGTTAATttctttacataaaaaaaaacgaCCTCGACATGACCAAGTTCATTGCAGAGATATTGAATTTCAACTCATTACAGAGAAGAAATATATACAAAGTTACAGAAAACATGTTTAATAGTCAAACACAACAAATTCTAAAACTCAACAGAAAGTACATTGGCATAAAACTTATCCTGGGAGGTGAACTGAAATGATTGGCTCTGTATCACATCAATTTGAGCATACAAATCCTTCCTGTGTTAGAAACATATTTGTTCTAATGTTCCTATCAGTCAGAACCATCTGGGAAATGATCCAGCGCATCCTGTTTcccattggcataaaactcaactATTGCCTTCATCCTTGCAAACTTATCAGGATGGTAATTAACATGTACGATCACTGGCTTCAGCTTCTTGAGTTTAGCATCTTTTCTTACAGTCTTAAAGAGAACCTTACTGTTCATAAAAAGGTACATATCCATCGTCCTTTTTGCAGCGTGAAGTCCATCATAACCAGGATGTGAAGGGAAAAAGAGCTCCTCATTAAAAACTGCCTGATCCCATGATTTTGGGTCATTGGAAAGCCGAGTTGCAACACGATCCAAGAGCTCAATTGAAGGAAGAGTAGGccttatataaaagaaaccagaGTTATAAACCCATATTCTCATGGTATGAGCATACCGAGCCCAACCCATCGAGGGTTCATCAAAGACATCATTATACCCGTAAGCTGTCTTATTATTGTGACCATCAGACATTGACTCCACATCTGAATCCCTATAGAGATAATCAAAGGGGTTCTGCAAGTACACAATATCAACATCCGAGAGAAGAACACTGTAACCCAGTTGCAGAAATTCTCTCAAAATACGAAATTTCAATCCCGAAACAGCATGGTTACCACCACTCTTACCGACCACATCAACACCTTGATCAGGATCCCTTCTATACACAGGAACATCATTGGATTTGCAGAACTCTTCAATGTTATCATCTAAGGCAACAACCAAATAATTAGGTATGCCAACCCTCTTGATGTTGGTGAACCATAGCTGCAACATCTCCTTCACATTAGAGTTAGCGAGAGCAACAATAAGTTCTTTATAAATAGCAACTTCCCCCAAGATCTTGGTCAATCTGGGGTTCACAGATTCATCAGGAATGACAGGTGGATTGGTTCTGAGACCCTTGACAGTTCCAAAAGGCCCAGCCTTGTGGCTCTCACCAAGCACAACAAACTGTTCCTGAGCATGACCCTTTCCTTGCTCGGCCAGACGCAGCTTCTCCATAAGATCCTTGACCCGTTTCTTCAGCTCAGAATTTTTCACTTTCGCTGATAGAATATCAACTTTAAGCGCATTAACTTGTTCTGGCGATTCACATGCAGATGAAACCATCTGACAATCAACAGTAACAATCAATATAACTAATAATTGTATATCCTCTTGCATATTCTTCATACTTGTCCTTCTACTcagtaaacatatttttaagatattaaacgcatttagttttttatttaatatcttcttctttatttagtATTAATGAGAATAAATGAGCAATACACCAAAATTACAAGTACAGGTTAATAAAACTcgatattataaaaaagtaagTTTAATCCCTGACTTTTACAACTATCATtcaatttagtccctaaaattgATAGTACCAGTCAATTTGGTCCCTAACATtacaaaattaatcaatttagttCTTGAATTTGATAAGCACAAGTCCATTTGGTCCCTAGTATTAGGGACACTTGAGGCACAACAAAATCAAGGACTAGTAATCACGGGGAACTAAATTGATTGATGTAGCATAAAACAAGGGACTAAATTGATTGATGCACACCAAAGTGAAGCGCCAAAGCAATTGATAGTTATCAAAGTTGAGCATCAAATAGAGAGATCCTTTAAGAACTAAGAATCCAAGATgactaattaatttcaaaaactttttcaattttcatagtgtatgtttttttatactatCGTCCAATTATAGATTGTCA
The genomic region above belongs to Glycine max cultivar Williams 82 chromosome 14, Glycine_max_v4.0, whole genome shotgun sequence and contains:
- the LOC100804935 gene encoding arabinosyltransferase RRA3, with translation MAGVRRDALLTRDKGQSSVRFRIVVAVVIGVLLGCVFAFFSSAPTPLHIPYPIKMVSSACESPEQVNALKVDILSAKVKNSELKKRVKDLMEKLRLAEQGKGHAQEQFVVLGESHKAGPFGTVKGLRTNPPVIPDESVNPRLTKILGEVAIYKELIVALANSNVKEMLQLWFTNIKRVGIPNYLVVALDDNIEEFCKSNDVPVYRRDPDQGVDVVGKSGGNHAVSGLKFRILREFLQLGYSVLLSDVDIVYLQNPFDYLYRDSDVESMSDGHNNKTAYGYNDVFDEPSMGWARYAHTMRIWVYNSGFFYIRPTLPSIELLDRVATRLSNDPKSWDQAVFNEELFFPSHPGYDGLHAAKRTMDMYLFMNSKVLFKTVRKDAKLKKLKPVIVHVNYHPDKFARMKAIVEFYANGKQDALDHFPDGSD